One Sphingomonas limnosediminicola DNA segment encodes these proteins:
- a CDS encoding PilZ domain-containing protein, whose product MFSALIRRKPAFEQDGGREISFESTTVSLSTAVPRPVERRRDERFAAQLRVAKLTGKSGDQQLVKVKNLSAGGLMALVPNGAQIGDYFDVELSSEKIPATVVWTRDDLIGLKFEQSLDLGELLAGRKPRHGFRPRPPRLEIACKASVRVGKLYYSVDVHDISLEGMKVEPIEEYCVGKKVIVVVESLRPIKGEVRWYSDRRAGIVFDAPLEFQELTEWVGKRLELASLKASYNKG is encoded by the coding sequence ATGTTCTCTGCGCTGATCCGTCGGAAGCCTGCGTTCGAGCAGGATGGCGGCCGCGAGATCTCTTTCGAGTCGACGACCGTTTCGCTGTCGACTGCGGTTCCACGGCCGGTCGAGCGCCGCCGCGACGAGCGTTTCGCGGCGCAGCTCCGCGTTGCGAAGCTGACGGGCAAGTCGGGCGATCAGCAACTGGTGAAGGTCAAGAATCTGTCGGCGGGCGGCCTCATGGCACTGGTCCCGAACGGCGCGCAGATCGGCGACTATTTCGATGTCGAGCTTTCGTCGGAAAAGATCCCGGCAACGGTGGTCTGGACACGCGACGACCTCATCGGCCTGAAGTTCGAGCAAAGTCTCGATCTTGGCGAACTCCTTGCCGGCCGCAAACCGCGTCACGGCTTCCGTCCCCGACCGCCGCGCCTCGAAATCGCCTGCAAGGCGTCGGTGCGTGTCGGCAAGCTCTATTACAGCGTCGACGTGCATGACATTTCGCTTGAGGGCATGAAGGTCGAACCGATCGAGGAATATTGCGTTGGCAAGAAAGTCATCGTGGTCGTCGAGAGCCTTCGTCCTATCAAGGGTGAGGTGCGTTGGTATTCCGACCGCCGCGCCGGCATCGTGTTCGACGCGCCGTTGGAGTTCCAGGAACTGACCGAGTGGGTCGGCAAGCGCCTAGAGCTCGCAAGCCTGAAAGCCTCTTACAACAAGGGCTGA
- a CDS encoding L-threonylcarbamoyladenylate synthase → MQTRVLPFNDENIAEAALLIRAGEPVAVPTETVYGLAADATNAEAVARIYEAKGRPSFNPLIVHVSDLGAAQQLGEFSADASALASAHWPGPLTLVVPLREGAGIASIVTAGLPSIGIRVPAHPAMRALLRAVERPLAAPSANASGGISPTRAEHVLKSLGGKISLIINDGATQRGIESTIIAATGGPLRLLRPGPVQIDADPASSDRIEAPGQMASHYAPSKPLRLNAAQAEPDEFMIGFGNIAGDDTLSASADLVEAAARLFDLLHKGDASPKPRIAIAPVPDEGLGAAINDRLRRAAA, encoded by the coding sequence GTGCAGACGCGGGTTCTACCTTTCAACGACGAGAACATAGCCGAAGCGGCCCTACTGATCCGCGCGGGTGAACCCGTCGCTGTGCCGACCGAGACTGTTTACGGGCTGGCGGCAGATGCGACTAATGCCGAGGCCGTTGCGCGCATCTACGAGGCCAAGGGAAGGCCAAGCTTCAACCCGCTGATCGTTCATGTATCCGATCTCGGAGCCGCTCAGCAGCTCGGCGAGTTTTCGGCAGATGCATCCGCCCTCGCCTCGGCACATTGGCCGGGCCCACTCACGTTGGTTGTCCCCCTTCGTGAAGGCGCAGGCATTGCGTCCATCGTCACCGCGGGTCTTCCGAGCATCGGCATTCGCGTACCGGCCCATCCAGCAATGCGGGCCCTCCTCCGAGCGGTCGAGCGGCCCCTGGCAGCGCCATCGGCGAACGCGAGCGGCGGGATCAGTCCCACCCGCGCCGAGCATGTCCTCAAGAGCTTGGGCGGTAAAATCTCGCTCATCATCAACGACGGCGCCACACAGCGGGGAATCGAATCCACCATCATTGCGGCAACAGGTGGGCCACTTCGATTGCTTCGCCCGGGGCCAGTCCAGATTGATGCCGACCCAGCGTCGTCAGATCGGATCGAGGCGCCCGGGCAAATGGCGAGCCATTACGCGCCGTCTAAACCCCTTCGTCTGAATGCGGCTCAAGCCGAGCCGGACGAATTCATGATTGGGTTCGGCAATATCGCGGGCGACGACACGCTCAGCGCGTCGGCCGACCTTGTCGAGGCCGCGGCGCGCCTGTTCGATCTGCTGCACAAGGGAGACGCGTCGCCTAAGCCCCGTATCGCGATTGCCCCAGTGCCTGACGAAGGACTCGGAGCCGCAATCAACGACCGCTTGCGGCGCGCAGCCGCCTAG
- a CDS encoding response regulator produces MAQPSLLLIDDEPALADFLADAARECGFEPVVTSNDTQFRDTFRATKPDMVALDLGMPGMDGVELLRFLAEEGYHSPVLIVSGFDRRVLESAFRLGEALGLKMAGPVEKPVRLENLEKVLNQLRTTLVT; encoded by the coding sequence TTGGCGCAGCCAAGCTTGCTGCTGATCGATGATGAGCCGGCGCTAGCCGACTTCCTCGCCGACGCCGCTCGCGAATGCGGCTTCGAGCCAGTCGTTACCTCCAACGACACCCAATTCCGGGATACCTTCCGGGCGACCAAGCCCGACATGGTTGCCCTGGACCTCGGCATGCCCGGGATGGACGGCGTGGAGCTTCTGCGCTTCCTTGCGGAGGAAGGTTACCACTCGCCGGTGTTGATCGTGAGCGGGTTCGACCGGCGCGTGCTCGAATCTGCCTTCCGGCTCGGCGAAGCGCTCGGACTCAAGATGGCCGGTCCCGTCGAGAAGCCCGTTCGCCTAGAGAACTTGGAAAAGGTCCTCAATCAATTGCGGACAACGCTGGTCACATGA
- the msrA gene encoding peptide-methionine (S)-S-oxide reductase MsrA, whose protein sequence is MAEQVAILAGGCFWCTEAVFLDVVGVTKVESGYTGGSVANPTYKQVCGGDTGHAEAIRITFDPDQLSYDDLLDIFFATHDPTQLNRQGNDVGTQYRSAIFPLDGDQERKAREAIERANAENGGRTVTTIEPLGEWYPAEDYHQDYWAGEGQRNPYCMAVIPPKLQKLRKSFRARAKSAAATA, encoded by the coding sequence ATGGCCGAACAAGTCGCAATCCTCGCTGGCGGATGCTTCTGGTGCACGGAAGCCGTCTTTCTCGACGTCGTCGGCGTGACCAAGGTCGAAAGCGGCTATACCGGCGGCTCGGTCGCCAACCCGACCTACAAGCAGGTTTGCGGCGGCGACACCGGCCATGCCGAAGCGATTCGCATCACCTTCGATCCGGATCAGCTCAGCTATGACGATCTGCTCGACATCTTCTTTGCCACCCACGACCCGACGCAGCTCAACCGCCAGGGCAATGACGTCGGGACGCAGTACCGGTCGGCCATCTTCCCGCTCGACGGTGATCAGGAGCGGAAGGCGCGCGAGGCGATCGAGCGCGCTAACGCCGAAAATGGCGGTCGTACCGTCACGACGATCGAGCCACTCGGCGAATGGTATCCGGCCGAGGACTATCACCAGGATTATTGGGCCGGCGAAGGCCAGCGCAATCCATATTGCATGGCGGTAATCCCGCCGAAGCTTCAGAAATTGCGCAAGAGCTTCCGGGCTCGGGCGAAGAGCGCGGCCGCGACAGCCTAG